The Deinococcus aestuarii genome window below encodes:
- a CDS encoding GGDEF domain-containing protein, with the protein MRRPALPFRQAQFQRLLLWVPLLSALLGATILLLLGLAAPVYLAILAAILVFDLLALFGPSQLRPILLTLAPRAYALFLLVAWLVALYLLPAHLASPVVLLAVLLHTTTIYVFFFVQRPPAVAALQAGVTLGAFVVTALPHSWQTLGESGAFDGVILPVNLLFAHGVLILVLLAFSRAHDQLTQEQARSRALYDLAHRDPLTGLLNRRALEDDLARAAGEGSEWLLAVIDVDGLKGVNDTLGHAVGDDLLARFAAGFAQAVSPEGRAYRLSGDEFALLLPGQGPEVAERMVDEVTGQVRAVYEQAGASVGTAPRRPGETPSAWLSRADRAMYRHKKRTAEEPPPP; encoded by the coding sequence ATGCGACGCCCGGCCCTCCCGTTTCGTCAGGCGCAGTTCCAGCGGCTCCTCCTGTGGGTGCCCCTGCTGTCGGCGCTCCTGGGCGCCACTATCCTCCTGCTGCTCGGTCTCGCCGCGCCGGTCTACCTCGCCATCCTGGCGGCCATCCTGGTCTTCGACCTGCTGGCCCTGTTCGGTCCCTCCCAGCTGCGGCCCATCCTGCTGACCCTGGCGCCCAGGGCCTACGCGCTGTTCCTGCTCGTCGCCTGGCTCGTCGCCCTGTACCTCCTCCCGGCCCACCTCGCCTCGCCGGTCGTGCTGCTCGCCGTTCTGTTGCACACGACGACCATCTACGTCTTCTTCTTCGTGCAGCGTCCGCCCGCCGTAGCGGCCCTTCAAGCCGGGGTGACCCTGGGCGCGTTCGTGGTCACGGCGCTTCCGCATAGTTGGCAGACGCTGGGCGAGTCGGGGGCCTTCGACGGGGTGATCCTGCCGGTCAACCTGCTGTTCGCGCATGGCGTGCTGATCCTGGTGCTGCTCGCGTTCAGCCGGGCGCACGACCAGCTCACGCAGGAACAGGCCCGCTCGCGGGCACTGTACGACCTGGCCCACCGCGACCCGCTGACGGGCCTGCTCAACCGGCGGGCCCTGGAAGACGACCTCGCCCGCGCCGCCGGGGAAGGGTCCGAGTGGTTGCTGGCGGTGATCGACGTGGACGGGCTGAAGGGGGTCAACGACACGCTGGGGCACGCGGTCGGCGACGATCTGCTCGCCCGCTTCGCGGCGGGGTTCGCTCAGGCGGTCTCACCAGAGGGACGCGCCTACCGCCTGAGTGGGGATGAGTTCGCGTTGCTCCTCCCCGGGCAAGGGCCCGAGGTGGCCGAACGGATGGTGGACGAGGTGACCGGCCAGGTCCGCGCGGTGTACGAACAGGCGGGGGCGAGTGTAGGGACGGCACCCAGGCGACCCGGGGAGACGCCCAGCGCGTGGCTGTCGCGCGCCGACCGGGCGATGTACCGCCACAAGAAGCGCACCGCCGAGGAACCGCCTCCCCCTTGA
- a CDS encoding type II toxin-antitoxin system HigB family toxin, producing MNVITSATLRRVQAESPDAATALEEWHTIVRRSTFRNFAEIRDAFATASWVAPDYVIFNIRGGNYRLITRVNFPYQSFFLKDFLTHAEYNHWRP from the coding sequence ATGAACGTCATCACCTCCGCCACGCTCCGACGGGTCCAGGCGGAGTCCCCCGACGCCGCCACCGCTTTAGAGGAATGGCACACCATCGTCCGCCGCTCCACCTTCCGCAACTTTGCCGAGATTCGGGATGCCTTCGCCACGGCGAGCTGGGTTGCCCCGGACTACGTGATTTTCAACATCCGGGGCGGCAACTACCGCTTGATCACCCGCGTGAACTTCCCCTACCAGAGCTTTTTCCTGAAGGACTTCCTGACCCACGCCGAGTACAACCACTGGCGCCCCTAG
- a CDS encoding Clp protease N-terminal domain-containing protein has protein sequence MNRYDDQARLTFHLAREEANRLGHAQVGPEHLLLGLMRVEGGGRDVLLGLGADLDRMREQVRAWTLPGPGGAMNEAPAITPPARQVMEAASQEARALRSPITSTPHILLGLVRVEHPVTRRVLASVQADAQVIMDHARAKGILPAQGAQQQAQERAQQVQALRRLLEETLGRDGTPPAGMTEDELMALVVGGGDSSLISLFEDVVYRWMTGDGLSESRKHAVLLLLINFAMQKRG, from the coding sequence GTGAATCGCTACGACGACCAGGCCCGGCTGACCTTCCACCTCGCCCGGGAGGAGGCGAACCGGCTGGGGCACGCTCAGGTGGGGCCTGAACATCTCCTCCTCGGGCTGATGCGGGTCGAGGGCGGGGGACGTGACGTGCTGCTCGGGTTGGGCGCCGACCTCGACCGGATGCGCGAACAGGTCAGGGCGTGGACTCTCCCCGGCCCGGGAGGGGCCATGAACGAGGCTCCAGCGATCACGCCTCCAGCCCGTCAGGTCATGGAAGCCGCCTCACAGGAGGCGCGGGCGCTGAGGTCCCCCATCACGTCCACCCCCCACATCCTGCTCGGTCTCGTGCGGGTCGAGCATCCGGTGACGCGGCGGGTGCTGGCCTCGGTCCAGGCTGACGCCCAGGTCATCATGGACCACGCGCGGGCCAAGGGTATTCTCCCGGCTCAGGGAGCGCAGCAGCAGGCCCAGGAGCGAGCCCAGCAGGTGCAGGCTCTCCGCCGCCTGCTCGAAGAGACCCTTGGGCGGGACGGCACACCCCCAGCCGGGATGACGGAGGATGAGCTGATGGCCCTGGTGGTGGGCGGTGGGGACTCCAGCCTGATCTCCCTCTTTGAGGACGTGGTGTACCGCTGGATGACGGGGGACGGGCTTTCCGAAAGCAGGAAGCACGCGGTCTTGCTGCTGCTGATCAACTTCGCCATGCAGAAACGGGGCTGA
- a CDS encoding PH domain-containing protein: MSNQVQIQEIPTAQEPVGRWWPWVRWLFILISLGLLAVILLPLLPGSWRRPVYEVRDGEIVARSIAASRVIPADTEVLQVPLQRRRKIVGSSRPGYVVGRFDLARYGQAEVFGDGSGRTLLFLTRPRPTVLTPADPEALLRVWRAGDSGTFFPARHPTLGPSDGLALVILVPLLVFFLRQPRLKYILTPQALLVRTAWRSLRFPRGATKVELTPEPLGLRLFGTAIPGYYTGTFSIKTAGGGRVQALATAARPQQAVLLKLDGQTYYLTPRDPETFVRLLDPHHPSNTSTVPT; the protein is encoded by the coding sequence ATGTCCAATCAAGTCCAGATTCAAGAGATTCCCACGGCCCAGGAGCCCGTGGGGCGGTGGTGGCCCTGGGTCCGGTGGCTGTTCATCCTGATCTCCCTGGGCCTCCTGGCCGTCATCCTGCTGCCGCTGCTGCCGGGCTCATGGCGCCGCCCCGTGTATGAGGTCCGGGACGGCGAGATCGTCGCGCGCTCCATCGCGGCCTCGCGGGTCATCCCCGCCGACACGGAGGTCCTCCAGGTTCCCCTTCAACGTCGCCGCAAGATCGTGGGTTCCAGCCGTCCGGGGTACGTCGTGGGCCGCTTCGATCTGGCGAGGTACGGGCAGGCGGAAGTCTTCGGTGACGGCTCAGGCCGCACCCTGCTCTTCCTGACGCGGCCCCGGCCCACCGTCCTGACCCCCGCCGATCCCGAGGCCCTGCTCCGGGTCTGGCGAGCGGGCGACTCGGGCACGTTCTTCCCCGCCCGGCATCCGACCCTCGGCCCAAGCGATGGGCTGGCCCTCGTCATCCTGGTTCCACTCCTGGTATTTTTCCTCCGCCAGCCGCGCTTGAAGTACATCCTCACCCCACAGGCCCTCCTGGTCCGGACGGCGTGGCGTTCCCTGCGCTTCCCGCGTGGGGCTACGAAGGTGGAGTTGACCCCAGAGCCGCTTGGGCTGCGGCTGTTCGGGACGGCGATACCGGGTTACTACACCGGGACGTTCTCCATCAAGACAGCAGGCGGGGGGAGAGTGCAGGCGCTTGCCACCGCTGCCCGGCCACAACAGGCCGTGTTGCTCAAGTTGGACGGGCAGACGTACTACCTGACGCCGCGCGACCCGGAAACCTTCGTCCGACTGCTTGATCCACATCACCCTTCCAACACGTCCACAGTTCCAACGTGA
- a CDS encoding PQQ-binding-like beta-propeller repeat protein translates to MKRLAISQLVTLVLALTGCSGTSPAHTASQLTDPTTGRPLQIDFMPAKWRVTGAPIDSLTAPFLYDNAIVGSLVNVGLEPHATIGIDLTTQQLRWKRDTTEVTEGRPTGNGSRVTVVEAEGKLIEFNGVDRFNVYGPGDHPLLFSVFLPKEFRKPSIGSGIEQVQRFRDTLVLNVARGVVAYHISDILAGPTEQPLIPVWTQLWPDVGGTRNYSGGLAVSEQHNTVVFGRHEVNQTEQWLRETMYAVDATTGEVRWQRELEKENFASSGSIVFDIEDDTIVALVSGQSSLHAFDFQGNERWKVNRALCPNGNTTLFYEVHIHKGQVYPVPNGDSCQNAYDAATGALKWTFYPPKENSYSFGNTPLFVNDVMYMNNSYLFAVDTRNGKILARSQDMIQGAESRGGSPLYDSAHDQILVWGHELKAFAPIR, encoded by the coding sequence ATGAAGCGACTTGCAATCTCCCAGCTCGTCACCCTGGTCCTTGCGCTTACCGGCTGTTCTGGAACGAGCCCGGCTCACACCGCCTCTCAACTCACTGATCCCACGACCGGGAGACCGCTTCAGATCGATTTCATGCCCGCGAAGTGGAGGGTTACGGGCGCGCCCATCGACTCGCTCACCGCACCTTTTCTCTACGACAACGCCATCGTCGGTTCCCTGGTCAACGTCGGCCTCGAACCCCACGCTACAATTGGCATCGATCTCACCACCCAGCAACTGCGCTGGAAGCGTGACACGACCGAGGTCACGGAGGGCAGACCCACCGGCAACGGCAGCCGAGTCACCGTCGTCGAGGCCGAGGGCAAGCTCATCGAGTTCAACGGCGTCGACCGCTTCAACGTCTACGGTCCCGGTGACCACCCTCTGCTCTTCAGCGTCTTCCTGCCCAAGGAATTCCGCAAACCCTCGATTGGTTCTGGCATCGAACAGGTGCAGCGCTTCCGCGACACCCTCGTGCTCAACGTAGCCCGAGGTGTCGTGGCTTACCACATCTCGGACATTCTGGCCGGGCCGACCGAGCAGCCACTCATCCCCGTCTGGACTCAGCTCTGGCCCGATGTGGGCGGCACCCGGAACTACTCCGGCGGTCTGGCCGTCAGCGAGCAGCACAACACGGTGGTCTTCGGTAGGCACGAGGTCAATCAGACTGAGCAGTGGCTGCGCGAAACGATGTACGCCGTGGATGCCACGACTGGCGAAGTGCGGTGGCAGCGCGAGCTTGAAAAGGAGAACTTCGCCAGCTCCGGGTCCATTGTCTTCGACATCGAGGACGACACCATCGTCGCCCTGGTGTCGGGTCAGTCGAGTCTCCACGCCTTCGACTTTCAGGGCAACGAGCGCTGGAAGGTGAACCGTGCCCTGTGCCCTAACGGCAACACTACGCTCTTCTATGAAGTCCACATCCACAAGGGCCAGGTCTACCCCGTGCCCAACGGCGACAGTTGCCAAAACGCCTACGACGCTGCCACTGGCGCGCTGAAGTGGACCTTCTACCCACCGAAGGAGAATTCGTACAGCTTCGGCAACACGCCCCTGTTTGTCAACGACGTGATGTACATGAACAACTCGTACCTGTTCGCCGTGGACACCCGGAACGGCAAGATTCTCGCCCGCAGCCAGGACATGATCCAGGGTGCGGAGAGTCGGGGCGGTTCACCCCTCTACGACTCCGCCCACGACCAGATTCTCGTCTGGGGCCATGAACTCAAGGCCTTCGCTCCGATCAGGTGA
- a CDS encoding type II toxin-antitoxin system VapC family toxin, translating to MTYCIDTNVLSALLAAEPTAAVISATLGSLRRAGPLLIHGSVYAELLAAPGNTQSHLDAFLTRGRIRVDWETTEDIWQSSGRAYSAYARRRVKSGGGRPRRILADFLIGAHAASLGATLVTLDDTHYRTSFPALPLVVP from the coding sequence GTGACCTACTGCATCGACACCAATGTGCTGAGCGCCTTGCTGGCCGCCGAGCCCACCGCCGCCGTCATCTCGGCGACCCTGGGCAGCCTGCGGCGGGCCGGACCGCTGCTCATCCACGGCAGCGTCTACGCCGAACTGCTCGCGGCGCCGGGCAACACCCAGAGTCACCTCGACGCCTTCCTCACGCGGGGGCGCATTCGGGTGGATTGGGAGACGACGGAGGACATCTGGCAGAGCAGCGGTCGGGCGTACAGCGCCTACGCCCGACGGCGGGTGAAGTCTGGCGGGGGTCGGCCCCGGCGCATCCTGGCCGACTTCCTGATCGGCGCGCACGCCGCCTCGCTGGGGGCCACCCTGGTCACGCTCGACGACACCCACTACCGCACCTCCTTTCCTGCCCTGCCGCTGGTGGTGCCGTGA
- a CDS encoding esterase/lipase family protein codes for MRRVLVLYTAVLTCGNAMAQTGQPLDYVLLHGLGDTPSRFTTNTSTWNPGGQPWALQEWLSYQSRTAPLVSLGTVTSPYEYNSITRSIPAQATDLPNKVPGLGSRPYMMIGHSQGGLRARYFAEFLAQNQTKTNLKALLTVGSPNQGAPIVVNGPGVIQRINTDATIASLGLLNVASMVITGKASVQEYIPALFGANTTGTMDMAPHSTFMQQLNDYNRVDRCEWVLQWVTETEVGDGGKVVSIRYQEQVYVCTKVNVDKSNILIPPGVITGNMIGTDSNLERAFPGSTATRNTVNTTATALAVAYAIASWWTFGVTLIPAKSAADIAWVARNTDKVLSDAVGSTSHDIVVPTDSQDQRTLQKGGLRGNTHLTWTTASSHVTTAAPRSIQVETGESFLFNQDEAHSATMRRAAIDVQLELTRGGF; via the coding sequence ATGAGACGAGTCCTTGTCCTCTACACGGCTGTCTTGACCTGTGGCAACGCTATGGCACAGACGGGCCAGCCCCTTGACTACGTGCTGCTGCATGGGTTGGGCGACACCCCATCACGTTTCACGACCAACACTTCTACATGGAACCCGGGGGGCCAGCCCTGGGCATTGCAAGAATGGCTATCTTATCAGAGCCGTACGGCGCCCCTCGTTTCCCTGGGCACCGTGACCAGTCCATACGAATATAATTCCATCACCCGGTCTATCCCGGCACAGGCCACGGACCTGCCCAACAAGGTGCCAGGTCTGGGCAGCCGACCATACATGATGATCGGCCATAGTCAGGGTGGTCTACGCGCCCGTTACTTCGCGGAGTTTCTGGCGCAGAACCAGACCAAGACCAACCTCAAAGCCCTGCTGACCGTCGGCAGTCCCAATCAGGGTGCCCCCATCGTGGTGAACGGGCCGGGCGTCATTCAACGAATCAACACGGACGCCACAATTGCCTCGCTCGGGCTTCTGAACGTCGCTTCTATGGTCATTACCGGCAAAGCGAGCGTGCAGGAGTACATTCCCGCCCTCTTTGGTGCCAACACCACGGGAACTATGGACATGGCACCGCATAGCACTTTTATGCAGCAGTTGAATGATTATAACCGTGTTGATAGGTGTGAATGGGTTCTTCAGTGGGTTACTGAGACAGAGGTGGGTGACGGCGGCAAGGTTGTCAGCATTAGATACCAAGAACAAGTCTATGTTTGCACAAAGGTGAACGTCGATAAATCGAATATTCTGATTCCCCCCGGCGTCATTACAGGAAACATGATCGGTACGGACAGCAATTTGGAACGGGCGTTCCCAGGAAGCACGGCCACCAGAAACACCGTGAACACAACTGCGACAGCATTGGCCGTCGCCTACGCCATTGCCTCGTGGTGGACCTTCGGTGTCACACTGATCCCGGCCAAATCTGCCGCGGACATCGCCTGGGTGGCGCGTAACACGGACAAGGTCCTTTCCGATGCCGTGGGCAGCACCAGTCACGATATCGTGGTGCCGACCGACAGCCAGGACCAGCGAACCTTGCAGAAGGGCGGGCTGAGAGGCAACACACATCTCACGTGGACAACGGCCTCCAGCCACGTCACTACGGCTGCCCCACGAAGCATACAAGTCGAGACAGGCGAAAGCTTCCTGTTCAATCAGGATGAGGCGCATAGCGCGACCATGAGAAGAGCAGCCATCGATGTACAACTTGAACTGACCAGAGGCGGCTTCTAG
- a CDS encoding DUF6174 domain-containing protein yields the protein MSAELEQAQARWTAADLHTYAYTRTVWNFAGEFVTRVDVENDVVVRVRDEQTGAPLGTDYAFTIDHLFAQLHTAVTQAQANAQSCLLLTVTYDVSLGFPTLIDTADLTEGLQDAFGTQRLSGLDPRSP from the coding sequence TTGAGCGCGGAACTGGAGCAGGCCCAGGCGCGTTGGACGGCGGCTGACCTCCACACCTACGCCTACACCCGCACGGTCTGGAACTTCGCCGGGGAGTTCGTCACGCGGGTGGACGTGGAGAACGACGTAGTGGTGCGTGTGCGCGACGAGCAGACCGGGGCGCCCCTGGGCACGGACTATGCCTTCACCATCGACCACCTGTTCGCCCAGCTTCACACCGCCGTGACCCAGGCTCAAGCCAACGCGCAGTCCTGCCTGCTCCTGACCGTGACGTATGACGTCTCGCTGGGCTTCCCCACCCTGATCGACACGGCGGACCTCACTGAGGGCTTGCAGGACGCCTTCGGCACGCAACGCCTCTCGGGGCTGGACCCCCGGTCGCCCTGA
- a CDS encoding type II toxin-antitoxin system MazE family antitoxin: MRVVAKLTSKGQVTVPREVRERLGLKQGDDLIFEIEGDTITLVPPEEDNPFDAFIGTLPPLPKDAKTYWREMRDGEGGE; the protein is encoded by the coding sequence ATGCGGGTGGTCGCCAAGCTGACGAGCAAGGGACAGGTCACAGTGCCGCGCGAGGTGCGCGAGCGGCTGGGGCTCAAGCAGGGGGACGACCTGATCTTTGAGATTGAGGGCGACACCATCACCCTGGTCCCCCCTGAGGAGGACAACCCCTTCGACGCCTTCATTGGCACCCTGCCTCCCCTGCCCAAGGACGCCAAGACCTACTGGCGGGAGATGCGCGACGGGGAAGGCGGGGAGTGA
- a CDS encoding serine hydrolase — MLHSLTLSLLATASAQGGEIRTQTEALTRLLGAGQPQAEWFAPEFLAQVPFETIAAQLASIRQAYGAFQRLGTLQGRPLAVFERGTLIITVASVDAQGRLTGFGAVPGPASSSTPSTAPTPAQRDAILQTLTRVFQPETVDPALFAPEFLAAVPVTAINEQLAAVRAQFGAFVRIDLTGQVPQVVYERGALNVTAFRVDAEGRITALAIAPVTPQATFSSLDEARSAFAALPGSVSLLVREVDTGRTLVALNPSQLLAVGSTFKLAILGEVQAQVARGERAWTDEVALTDADKSLPSGTLQDASAGSRYTLRDLATRMIEGSDNTATDLLLRVVGRAGVEARLGQSAMPSTREAFALKNPANLELLRAYRSAGLDRAARRVVLAQAAVAPLPNVGVFTRGPVARDVEWFVNTERLCSLMADVADLPETSLNPGVATARDFARVSYKGGSEGGVLNLTTQVTNKAGRQYCVSATWNDARTLDEARFFSLYGGVLGLLR; from the coding sequence GTGCTCCATTCCCTCACCCTGAGTCTCCTCGCCACGGCCTCGGCTCAAGGCGGCGAGATCAGGACCCAGACGGAGGCCCTGACCCGGCTACTGGGTGCCGGGCAGCCCCAGGCTGAATGGTTCGCCCCCGAATTCCTCGCGCAGGTGCCTTTCGAGACCATCGCCGCCCAGCTCGCCAGTATTCGTCAGGCGTACGGGGCCTTTCAGCGCCTCGGCACCCTCCAAGGCCGTCCCCTCGCTGTCTTCGAGCGCGGCACCCTGATCATCACCGTCGCTTCCGTGGACGCCCAGGGCCGCCTCACCGGCTTCGGCGCCGTCCCCGGCCCTGCTTCGAGCAGCACCCCCTCCACGGCGCCCACCCCGGCCCAGCGGGACGCCATCCTTCAGACCCTGACGCGGGTGTTTCAGCCGGAGACGGTGGACCCGGCCCTGTTCGCCCCCGAGTTCCTCGCCGCCGTTCCCGTGACGGCAATCAACGAGCAGCTTGCTGCCGTCCGGGCGCAGTTCGGCGCCTTCGTGCGGATCGACCTGACCGGGCAGGTGCCGCAGGTGGTCTACGAGCGCGGGGCCCTGAACGTCACGGCCTTCCGGGTGGACGCCGAGGGTCGCATCACGGCGCTGGCGATTGCCCCCGTCACACCCCAGGCCACCTTCTCCTCGCTGGACGAGGCACGATCTGCTTTCGCCGCCCTGCCGGGGTCGGTCAGCCTGCTCGTGCGCGAGGTGGACACGGGCCGGACGCTGGTGGCCCTGAATCCCTCCCAGTTGCTGGCGGTCGGCTCGACCTTCAAGCTGGCGATTCTGGGGGAGGTGCAGGCCCAGGTGGCACGCGGCGAGCGGGCCTGGACGGACGAGGTGGCACTCACCGACGCGGACAAGAGCCTGCCCAGCGGCACCTTGCAAGACGCCTCGGCGGGCAGCCGCTACACCCTGCGTGACCTCGCCACCCGGATGATCGAAGGCAGCGACAACACCGCCACCGACCTGCTGCTGCGCGTGGTCGGGCGGGCAGGGGTCGAGGCACGGCTGGGGCAGAGCGCGATGCCGAGTACCCGGGAAGCCTTCGCGCTGAAGAACCCGGCCAACCTGGAGTTGCTGCGCGCCTACCGCTCGGCGGGTCTGGACCGTGCGGCGCGGCGGGTGGTGCTGGCTCAGGCTGCCGTCGCCCCCTTACCCAACGTGGGCGTCTTCACCCGTGGGCCGGTCGCGCGGGACGTGGAATGGTTCGTGAACACCGAGCGGCTGTGTTCACTCATGGCCGATGTGGCCGACCTGCCCGAGACGTCCCTGAATCCCGGTGTGGCGACGGCGAGAGACTTCGCGCGGGTGAGTTACAAGGGAGGCAGCGAGGGCGGGGTACTGAACCTCACGACGCAGGTCACCAACAAAGCGGGGCGCCAGTATTGCGTGAGCGCGACCTGGAACGACGCCCGCACCCTCGACGAGGCGCGCTTCTTCTCCCTGTACGGCGGCGTGCTGGGCCTGCTGCGCTGA
- a CDS encoding helix-turn-helix domain-containing protein, translated as MTDARTVLHAWANLPPEVRDLAAPIRTEEQYKDALATFEAVWNEVGGQEGHPLGSLFELLRDRITAYEEREYPVRPAPPHRVLAFLMEQRDMTQTELAEVLGITQGNVSRLLSGKTALSVEAVRRLAAHFHVSPEVFLG; from the coding sequence ATGACGGATGCCCGAACCGTACTGCACGCCTGGGCGAACCTCCCGCCCGAGGTCCGCGACCTGGCCGCCCCCATCCGCACCGAGGAACAGTACAAAGACGCCCTCGCCACCTTCGAGGCGGTCTGGAACGAGGTCGGCGGGCAGGAGGGTCACCCGTTGGGCAGTCTCTTCGAGTTGCTGCGCGACCGAATCACGGCCTACGAGGAGCGGGAGTACCCCGTGCGGCCTGCCCCGCCCCACCGTGTTCTGGCCTTCCTGATGGAGCAGCGCGACATGACGCAGACCGAACTCGCCGAGGTGCTGGGGATCACCCAGGGGAACGTCAGCCGGTTGCTGAGTGGCAAGACGGCGCTCTCGGTGGAGGCGGTACGGCGGCTGGCAGCCCACTTCCACGTCAGCCCGGAAGTGTTCCTCGGCTGA